The DNA window AGAGGGGGATCAAGGCCTGATACGCCGTCTCAAAGACGGGGTAGATTTTCTCATACACTGCTTGAGCCGCCGGATCGGGCAGGATTGTTTCGGCGATTTCGTTCATCGTCTCGCTCATCGAAAAATCCGGGTACAGGCCCACGCCAACCCCGCCGATCAGGGCGGCCCCCATGGAGGTAGCCTCTTCCAGAGTCGCCAGCCGTTGGACAGGGATGCCGTAGATGTCGGCCATCAATCGATTCCAGAAACGGCCTCGCGCCCCGCCGCCAATGAGGCGCATCGCCTCTATCGGCGCGCCCTGCGCCTTGAAGGCATCGAGGATGACGCGCAGGTTCAAGGTGACGCCTTCCAATACGGCCCGCACCATATCGGCGCGGGTGTGGCGGATGGTCAGGCCGATGAATGCGCCACGTGCTTGCGGATTCCAGCGCGGGCTGCGTTCACCCATCAGGTAGGGCAGAAAAATCAGCCCGTTGGCTCCGGCGGGCGAGTCTTCGGCTTTTAAATTCATTAATTCATACGGATTGAGCCGCAAAGTGGCGGCGGCCTGAACTTCTACCGGGCACAATTGGTCTCGCGTCCATTGGTAAGAGGCTCCGGCAGCCTGCATGGTGCCGGTGGGCGTAAACATGCCGGGCACCACATGGGCAAAGGTAAAGGTTTTAAAATCGGGATCATAAATGGGCTGTTGGCTGGCCATAGCAATCCAGGAAGAAGAGCCGACATAATTGTAGGCCATCCCCTCGGCCACCACCCCGGCCCCGGTGGCGGCGCATGGGCCATCTCCTCCACCCAGAACCACCGGCGTTCCGGCAGCTACCCCAACTTCATTGGCCACAGCAGGCAGCACGCCGCCAACAACATCAATGGATTGGCGCAGGTCAGGCAGTTTGGCCGGGTCAAGGTCAACGGCCTCGATGATGCGCTCCGACCACGCGCCCTGTTTCAAATCGTAAAGGTTCATTCCCGACGCATCCGAGGG is part of the Anaerolineae bacterium genome and encodes:
- the xylB gene encoding xylulokinase, which codes for MTTKNYVLAHDLGTTGNKATLYNRAGALAGSAFYPYGTEYAHTGWAEQNPADWWQAVCGSTRQLLQQTRVGPTEIACLVFSGQMMGCVPLDKQARPLRHAIIWADQRSVEQERWVGERVPPEEVYRLTGHRLSVSYSLSKILWLRDHQPDIYRAAYKIGHAKDAMVARLTGAFVTDPSDASGMNLYDLKQGAWSERIIEAVDLDPAKLPDLRQSIDVVGGVLPAVANEVGVAAGTPVVLGGGDGPCAATGAGVVAEGMAYNYVGSSSWIAMASQQPIYDPDFKTFTFAHVVPGMFTPTGTMQAAGASYQWTRDQLCPVEVQAAATLRLNPYELMNLKAEDSPAGANGLIFLPYLMGERSPRWNPQARGAFIGLTIRHTRADMVRAVLEGVTLNLRVILDAFKAQGAPIEAMRLIGGGARGRFWNRLMADIYGIPVQRLATLEEATSMGAALIGGVGVGLYPDFSMSETMNEIAETILPDPAAQAVYEKIYPVFETAYQALIPLYEMMAKTK